The Leptospira kmetyi serovar Malaysia str. Bejo-Iso9 genome includes a window with the following:
- the hemN gene encoding oxygen-independent coproporphyrinogen III oxidase: MTTAKELIAKYDIPAPRYTSYPTVPYWSENPTTEEWLDKVRNRLKPEDSSLSLYLHIPFCETLCSFCGCNTSITKNHSVEDPYIQALLLEFSNYLKEVPEIGKRELKELHLGGGTPTYLSEKNLEFLLNSILERMNVVPKPEFSLEVDPRRTRDTQLKILHDFGFRRVSLGVQDFDPEVQRLINRTQPFEMTERITELSRKIGYTSVNFDLIYGLPKQNLENMKRTVEKTLELRPDRIAFYSYAHVPWIKAAQRLFTEADLPSGSEKRELYEVSREMFLKAGYLEIGMDHFALETDSLSEAAKNGTLHRNFMGYTTKTTDMLLGLGVSAISDSWDCFHQNEKIVKKYQKHIHEEGFATLRGHKLDAEDLEQRTLILQLSTTGKVIVPEQILRDVRLYLASMEDDTLIRWEGNLLTLTEKGWPFLRNVCTGLDLRLRRKSPESRVFSRAI; this comes from the coding sequence ATGACAACCGCAAAAGAACTGATTGCAAAGTATGATATACCGGCTCCGAGATACACGAGTTATCCAACGGTGCCTTATTGGTCCGAAAATCCGACCACGGAAGAATGGCTGGACAAGGTTAGAAATCGTCTGAAGCCGGAGGATTCTTCCCTATCTCTTTATCTGCACATTCCATTCTGCGAAACCTTGTGTTCCTTTTGCGGATGCAACACTTCGATCACGAAAAATCATTCCGTGGAAGATCCGTATATCCAGGCGCTTTTATTGGAATTCTCTAATTATCTCAAGGAAGTTCCCGAAATCGGAAAACGGGAACTGAAAGAACTTCATCTCGGAGGAGGAACTCCGACCTATCTTTCCGAAAAAAATCTGGAATTTTTACTCAATTCTATATTAGAAAGAATGAATGTAGTTCCGAAGCCCGAATTTTCTTTGGAGGTTGATCCGCGCAGAACGAGAGACACGCAGCTCAAAATTCTTCACGATTTCGGTTTTAGAAGAGTGAGTTTGGGAGTTCAGGATTTCGATCCGGAAGTACAAAGGCTGATCAATCGCACCCAACCTTTCGAGATGACCGAAAGGATCACGGAACTTTCCCGAAAGATCGGTTATACTTCTGTGAACTTCGATCTGATCTACGGACTTCCGAAACAAAATCTCGAAAACATGAAACGCACCGTGGAAAAAACGCTCGAACTCAGACCCGATCGAATTGCGTTCTACAGTTACGCGCACGTCCCTTGGATCAAGGCCGCGCAAAGGTTGTTTACGGAAGCGGATCTTCCTTCTGGTTCCGAAAAACGCGAGTTATACGAAGTTTCCAGAGAGATGTTTTTGAAAGCGGGTTATCTCGAAATCGGAATGGATCATTTCGCGTTGGAAACGGATTCGCTTTCCGAGGCGGCGAAGAACGGAACCTTGCACAGAAATTTTATGGGGTATACCACGAAGACCACGGATATGCTTTTGGGGCTCGGGGTTTCCGCGATTTCGGACAGTTGGGATTGTTTTCATCAAAACGAGAAAATCGTAAAAAAATATCAGAAACATATCCATGAAGAAGGGTTCGCAACATTAAGAGGACATAAACTGGACGCCGAAGATTTGGAACAAAGAACGTTAATTTTGCAATTATCGACAACCGGAAAGGTTATAGTACCGGAGCAAATTTTGCGGGATGTAAGGCTGTATTTGGCCTCCATGGAAGACGATACTTTAATCAGGTGGGAAGGGAATCTTCTCACTTTGACCGAAAAGGGCTGGCCCTTTCTTAGAAACGTCTGTACGGGTCTTGATCTCAGATTGAGAAGAAAAAGCCCGGAATCGAGAGTTTTTTCAAGAGCGATTTAA
- the hemG gene encoding protoporphyrinogen oxidase — protein sequence MAIQQPDHIVVGAGFTGLLYATLSVLKGESVLLYEKKNRSGGLIQSVQTPFGLVETAANGILNSYRLEELASALNLEIIPTQKASKKRYIWKDGTPKRIPLSFAGVLRLLYGLFFLPAGLLREESVHHWGVRVLGESAVRDVLTPGLAGVYAGNLKDMSAELVIGKWISSNETLWKNLRAAIQKKKSEPKVPKQRKGTVSFRGGLGELLNAMETKVKSSPGSKILQSEESPALSVLRKKYPNARITLACGLESTLKILASSDPVFKRYEKVCRTLGVVTATRFGKKSLLGKKTGFGVLFPPEAGFRARGVLLNSSIFPGRVTNGHSSETFIFGGALDPEISKLKEQEIVSILEEDRKKITSQIATENDAPLNHYVTIWKSALPVYDAALLEFNRELDRSLPEGVFVEGNFRYGIGLSAILERAWNVMRNGKAY from the coding sequence GTGGCCATACAACAACCGGATCATATCGTCGTCGGCGCCGGGTTTACCGGACTTCTTTACGCTACACTTTCCGTTTTAAAGGGAGAATCGGTCCTTCTCTACGAAAAGAAAAATCGTTCGGGAGGATTGATTCAATCCGTTCAAACTCCTTTCGGTCTTGTGGAAACGGCGGCAAACGGAATCTTAAATTCGTATCGATTGGAAGAACTCGCTTCCGCGCTCAATCTTGAAATTATTCCCACACAAAAGGCTTCCAAAAAAAGATATATCTGGAAGGACGGAACTCCGAAACGAATTCCTCTTTCCTTTGCGGGCGTATTACGCCTGTTATACGGACTCTTTTTCTTGCCCGCCGGTTTGTTAAGGGAGGAATCCGTACACCATTGGGGCGTTCGCGTTTTGGGGGAATCCGCCGTGCGAGACGTGTTGACTCCGGGGCTTGCCGGAGTATATGCAGGAAATCTAAAGGACATGTCCGCCGAATTGGTGATCGGCAAATGGATTTCTTCGAACGAAACTTTGTGGAAAAATCTACGTGCGGCGATACAAAAGAAAAAGTCGGAACCGAAAGTTCCCAAACAAAGAAAAGGAACCGTGAGTTTTCGAGGAGGACTCGGAGAACTTTTAAACGCGATGGAAACGAAAGTCAAATCCTCGCCGGGTTCCAAAATTCTTCAGTCGGAAGAATCCCCTGCCCTATCCGTTCTTCGAAAAAAATATCCGAACGCAAGAATCACGTTGGCCTGCGGCTTGGAATCCACCTTAAAGATTCTCGCCTCAAGCGATCCCGTTTTTAAAAGATACGAAAAGGTTTGTAGAACTCTCGGAGTCGTAACCGCGACCCGGTTCGGAAAAAAATCCTTACTCGGTAAAAAGACCGGATTCGGAGTTTTATTTCCGCCCGAAGCCGGGTTTCGAGCGAGAGGGGTGTTGTTGAACTCTTCGATCTTTCCGGGAAGGGTTACGAACGGCCATTCTTCGGAGACGTTTATCTTCGGAGGAGCTTTGGATCCCGAGATTTCCAAACTGAAAGAACAGGAAATCGTTTCTATCTTGGAAGAGGATCGCAAAAAAATCACGTCACAAATCGCGACGGAAAACGACGCGCCTCTCAATCACTACGTTACGATCTGGAAATCGGCCCTTCCCGTTTACGACGCGGCCTTACTCGAGTTCAACAGGGAGTTGGATCGCAGTCTTCCCGAAGGTGTTTTTGTGGAAGGAAATTTCCGTTACGGAATCGGGCTCAGCGCGATTTTGGAAAGGGCCTGGAACGTTATGCGAAACGGCAAAGCATACTGA
- a CDS encoding uroporphyrinogen decarboxylase family protein yields MSNERYQNAIHGIAQKIPPVWMMRQAGRYHKHYQALRQKHSFEELCKIPELAAEVAFGPVDEFDFDTAILFSDILFPLEALGMGLQYTDAGPSLSFAIRSKEDLKKLKSVEDSISFMQFQKDAMKLTRERIPKNKSVIGFVGGPWTLFTYAVSGKHEGNLSLPKTLTEVRNEFLEKIVPFLKANIQLQLEGGAELILIFDTAGGDLSPEFFREIVIPGVKTLADHFPGKVGYYGRGTASPHFRMIREISSLAGFGFDHRWDLKEILKTERRMVQGNFDQTLLFMERAEFKKTLIDFLKPYRDLSPEERIGWVCGLGHGVMPKTPEENVKTFVEIVRETFQ; encoded by the coding sequence ATGTCGAATGAGCGGTATCAAAACGCCATCCACGGAATCGCACAAAAGATTCCACCCGTTTGGATGATGAGACAGGCGGGACGTTATCACAAACACTATCAAGCCTTAAGACAAAAACATTCTTTCGAAGAACTTTGTAAGATTCCGGAACTCGCGGCCGAGGTCGCGTTCGGGCCCGTGGACGAATTCGATTTCGATACCGCGATTCTTTTCTCCGATATTCTTTTTCCTTTGGAAGCGCTCGGAATGGGACTTCAATATACGGACGCGGGTCCAAGTTTGAGTTTTGCGATTCGATCCAAAGAGGATCTGAAAAAACTCAAGTCCGTGGAAGATTCAATTTCCTTTATGCAGTTTCAAAAGGACGCGATGAAATTGACTCGGGAAAGAATTCCCAAAAACAAATCCGTCATCGGATTTGTGGGCGGACCTTGGACCTTGTTCACGTACGCGGTTTCCGGAAAACACGAAGGGAATCTTTCTCTTCCGAAAACTCTCACAGAGGTCAGAAACGAATTTTTGGAAAAGATCGTCCCTTTTCTAAAGGCGAACATCCAACTTCAACTCGAAGGCGGAGCCGAACTGATTTTGATCTTCGATACGGCCGGAGGAGATCTTTCTCCCGAATTTTTTCGCGAGATCGTGATTCCCGGAGTAAAAACCTTAGCCGATCATTTTCCCGGAAAAGTCGGATATTATGGAAGGGGAACCGCTTCTCCGCATTTCCGTATGATCCGCGAGATTTCCAGCCTTGCCGGTTTCGGATTCGATCATCGATGGGATTTGAAAGAGATTTTAAAAACCGAAAGAAGAATGGTCCAAGGGAATTTCGATCAGACCCTGTTGTTTATGGAAAGGGCGGAATTTAAGAAAACTCTAATAGACTTTCTGAAACCCTATCGCGATCTTTCGCCTGAGGAAAGAATCGGATGGGTATGCGGACTCGGACACGGAGTGATGCCGAAAACCCCGGAAGAAAATGTGAAAACGTTCGTAGAAATCGTAAGAGAGACATTTCAATGA
- a CDS encoding response regulator transcription factor — protein sequence MKAKLLLVEDDRSLGETLQERLQKEGYEVHWTVSAVSAKKLVKDERPHLILLDVRLPDGDGFTLAEELKETKDCPPFLFLTAQAGAPERLRGFELGAEEFIPKPFHLKELLIRVKHVLESHKHSIEETRFFYKDYVLDFQGFQIKKGKEEFPLSKRDCALLHFLVSERDRTVSRAEILDKLWGEESFPTNRTIDNSIVRLRQAFGEEGEKVIRSVRGVGYQWTGEIKNVE from the coding sequence ATGAAAGCCAAACTGCTGTTAGTCGAAGACGATCGTTCTCTCGGAGAAACTCTTCAGGAACGTCTTCAAAAAGAGGGATACGAAGTCCATTGGACCGTGTCCGCGGTCTCCGCAAAAAAATTGGTAAAGGACGAAAGGCCGCATCTCATTCTTTTGGATGTGCGTCTGCCCGACGGGGACGGTTTTACGCTCGCCGAAGAATTGAAGGAAACCAAGGATTGTCCTCCGTTTCTATTCTTAACCGCACAAGCGGGAGCGCCGGAAAGACTTCGAGGTTTCGAACTCGGCGCGGAAGAATTCATACCGAAGCCGTTTCATCTCAAGGAACTTTTGATCCGAGTGAAACACGTATTAGAATCTCATAAACATTCGATCGAAGAAACCAGATTCTTTTACAAAGACTACGTCTTGGACTTTCAGGGATTTCAAATCAAAAAAGGAAAGGAAGAATTTCCGTTGTCGAAACGGGATTGTGCCCTACTCCACTTTCTCGTAAGCGAACGAGATCGAACCGTAAGCCGAGCCGAAATATTGGATAAACTTTGGGGAGAAGAAAGTTTCCCCACAAACCGAACCATAGACAACTCGATCGTAAGACTCAGACAAGCCTTCGGAGAAGAAGGAGAAAAAGTCATACGATCCGTAAGAGGTGTCGGTTATCAATGGACTGGAGAAATTAAAAATGTCGAATGA
- a CDS encoding putative porin yields MNKKKHLVNTILVFIILNSSLLRSIQAQTLNAGEPDFLKPHVEKEKPIAEEETFLKKLIRQSSFTILAGRNGGDNIFETGTKYANLSGLRGGSRITYERDFNYGGLGFTLRWKKWEADLNVKTTGRYVNAGEGRDEDFYLGDPTVERGTKISTREFSYYDTPYTFIGSRNFADGKGRLSMKQDRQSLILRRYFGDGDPDSRKEGKGLYLTGGFQYTFMKYVLYDVFQFFDSNPVFLNRIGLGLSLSYSTYEFPLGLGYRYSNGEWIWETSLSGIFWSGHFRDFHYQRALNFIGDVSGFGVDFNMGAGRIFGNYVLFLKLNEHRLFGDGHFSTKGGLSYNDILSQHLGQYKNYMNLKEWNVELSLTGFLY; encoded by the coding sequence ATGAATAAGAAAAAACATTTAGTCAATACGATCCTCGTCTTTATCATTCTCAATTCTTCCTTACTTCGTTCGATCCAGGCACAGACGCTTAACGCGGGCGAACCTGATTTTCTAAAACCTCACGTCGAAAAGGAAAAACCGATCGCCGAAGAGGAAACGTTTTTAAAAAAGCTAATCCGCCAGTCTTCCTTTACAATTCTCGCGGGAAGAAACGGAGGGGACAACATCTTCGAAACCGGAACCAAATACGCGAATCTTTCGGGACTCAGAGGCGGCTCGAGAATCACGTATGAAAGGGACTTCAATTACGGCGGACTCGGGTTTACGCTTCGCTGGAAAAAATGGGAAGCGGATCTAAACGTAAAAACGACCGGTAGATACGTAAACGCGGGCGAGGGGAGGGACGAAGACTTTTATCTCGGCGATCCCACCGTCGAACGCGGAACCAAAATTTCAACGCGAGAATTTTCGTATTACGACACTCCCTACACGTTTATAGGATCCCGAAATTTTGCGGACGGGAAAGGTCGTCTTTCGATGAAACAGGATCGGCAATCCCTGATCTTAAGAAGATATTTCGGCGACGGCGATCCGGATTCGAGAAAGGAAGGAAAAGGCCTTTATCTTACCGGCGGTTTTCAATATACGTTTATGAAATACGTACTCTACGACGTGTTTCAGTTTTTCGATTCGAATCCGGTCTTTTTAAACAGAATCGGATTGGGCTTAAGCCTTTCCTATTCCACGTACGAATTTCCTTTGGGACTCGGTTACAGATATTCCAACGGAGAATGGATCTGGGAAACTTCGCTTTCGGGAATTTTCTGGAGCGGCCACTTCCGCGACTTTCACTATCAAAGGGCTCTCAATTTTATCGGAGACGTTTCCGGTTTCGGAGTCGACTTCAACATGGGAGCCGGAAGAATTTTCGGCAACTACGTCCTATTCTTAAAACTCAACGAACACAGACTTTTCGGGGACGGACATTTTTCCACGAAAGGCGGACTCAGCTACAACGATATTCTTTCCCAGCACTTGGGCCAATATAAGAATTATATGAACCTCAAGGAATGGAACGTGGAACTTTCCCTGACAGGCTTTCTCTATTAA
- the hemH gene encoding ferrochelatase — MKKRILLINLGGPRNTSEIEKFLIDLFEDPLVFDLPLPEFIRKPLARWIAKKRAPKVAQTYESMGFGGGSPIVSETSKQAEAIAKELQKITEEEWDGQVTMTCGYPDIRELEREILTPSPNNILLSLYPHFSRSTVLSTAKLVEQTLGFCPVNKEGWVAPFHSSPIYLEAIRDLILDFFQGKLDAKEFLHSESFGKVENWETIDLVFSAHGIPLRLIRKGDRYREEIETNVENLKRLLREKGFKGECHTSFQSRVGPSKWTEPNTIHMLEELGKNGIKRVAVYPISFVSDHLETLEEIGEQLKEVAHESGIREYHRIPAPGIYPKFVEAMAKISLESIRAPKNECLCAKLGGHKPDFKSGECTFRS; from the coding sequence TTGAAAAAAAGAATTCTTCTCATCAATCTCGGCGGACCGCGCAACACTTCCGAAATCGAAAAATTTCTGATCGATCTTTTCGAAGATCCGCTCGTTTTCGATCTTCCTCTTCCGGAATTTATCCGAAAACCTTTGGCGAGATGGATCGCAAAAAAAAGAGCGCCGAAAGTCGCGCAGACCTACGAGTCGATGGGATTCGGAGGAGGTTCTCCGATCGTATCCGAAACGTCGAAACAAGCCGAAGCGATCGCAAAGGAACTTCAAAAAATCACCGAAGAAGAATGGGACGGCCAGGTCACGATGACCTGCGGTTATCCCGATATCCGCGAACTCGAACGGGAGATTCTTACTCCGTCGCCGAACAATATTCTACTTTCCTTATATCCTCATTTTTCCAGATCCACGGTTCTAAGCACCGCTAAACTCGTGGAACAAACGCTCGGCTTCTGCCCGGTAAACAAGGAAGGTTGGGTTGCGCCGTTTCATTCTTCCCCGATTTATCTGGAAGCGATTCGGGATTTGATTCTGGATTTTTTCCAAGGCAAACTCGACGCGAAAGAATTTCTACATTCGGAATCTTTCGGAAAGGTGGAGAATTGGGAAACGATCGATCTCGTTTTTAGCGCGCACGGAATTCCTCTGCGGCTGATCCGAAAGGGCGATCGTTACAGGGAAGAAATCGAAACCAATGTGGAGAATTTAAAACGACTTCTACGCGAGAAAGGTTTTAAAGGAGAATGTCATACTTCGTTTCAAAGTAGGGTAGGGCCTTCGAAATGGACGGAACCGAATACGATTCACATGCTCGAAGAGCTGGGGAAAAACGGAATCAAAAGAGTCGCCGTATATCCGATCAGTTTCGTAAGCGATCATTTGGAAACTCTGGAAGAAATCGGGGAACAACTCAAAGAAGTCGCGCATGAAAGCGGAATCCGGGAATATCATCGAATTCCCGCGCCGGGTATTTATCCGAAATTCGTTGAGGCGATGGCTAAGATCAGCCTTGAATCGATCCGCGCTCCGAAAAACGAATGTCTTTGCGCGAAGTTAGGCGGACACAAGCCGGATTTTAAATCGGGAGAATGTACGTTCCGTTCTTAA
- a CDS encoding ParB/RepB/Spo0J family partition protein, whose amino-acid sequence MAKRSDFAGMDLLTAFGEKESSKSEIPLSDIAPNPAQPRVFGKEEVSDLVESMKRLGLIEPIVVRKSGKKYQIVAGERRFQAAKILKWNSIAAIETSASEDRCFEMALAENEKRKSLNPWEVGRAIQFLRKEKRKTAEEVSKVLGFTERYVKQLSSIARLDQKSVADLIRSGKDASVKNLEELLKQKEGRGGEMISPRKTAPAKVTVQLSKLNSQQREKFLKELSTLKKKYGIKD is encoded by the coding sequence ATGGCTAAACGTTCCGATTTTGCGGGAATGGATCTTCTTACCGCCTTCGGCGAAAAAGAATCTTCCAAATCGGAGATTCCTCTTTCGGACATCGCGCCGAATCCGGCGCAACCGAGGGTTTTCGGTAAGGAAGAAGTTTCGGATCTGGTCGAATCGATGAAACGTCTCGGACTCATCGAGCCGATCGTGGTCAGGAAGTCCGGAAAAAAATATCAGATCGTCGCCGGGGAAAGAAGATTTCAAGCCGCGAAAATTCTCAAGTGGAACTCGATCGCGGCGATCGAAACTTCCGCCTCGGAAGACAGATGTTTCGAAATGGCCCTCGCGGAAAACGAAAAACGAAAAAGTCTCAATCCTTGGGAAGTCGGTCGTGCGATTCAATTTTTAAGAAAGGAAAAACGAAAAACCGCAGAGGAAGTTTCCAAGGTTTTGGGTTTTACCGAAAGATACGTAAAACAACTCAGTTCGATTGCAAGACTCGATCAAAAATCGGTCGCCGATCTGATCCGATCCGGTAAGGACGCTTCCGTTAAAAACCTGGAAGAACTTTTAAAACAAAAAGAAGGCCGAGGGGGTGAAATGATTTCACCCCGGAAAACGGCGCCTGCAAAGGTGACGGTTCAGTTGTCCAAACTGAATTCTCAACAAAGGGAAAAGTTTCTAAAGGAACTTTCCACGCTTAAAAAGAAATACGGAATCAAAGACTAA
- a CDS encoding NADPH-dependent FMN reductase: MKLAIIAGPHRKISQSAKVAKWMGSRLESFGHQAWVLDLGNHKLPVWDDSFWDGGEEWDKIWKPIEAELKSADAYVFVTPEYSGMASPGLKNFILYCNNGVVGHKPVLIGAVSASRGGAYPIAELRMSSYKNTKLCYIPEHIIVRDAEHVLNGPESASKEDSYIRDRIDFALKVLVSYGEALKTVRDSGVTVKKEFSNGM, from the coding sequence ATGAAACTCGCTATCATCGCCGGTCCGCACCGGAAAATTTCCCAGTCCGCAAAGGTCGCAAAATGGATGGGAAGTCGTCTCGAATCCTTCGGTCATCAGGCTTGGGTCCTCGACTTGGGAAATCATAAACTTCCGGTTTGGGACGATTCCTTTTGGGACGGCGGAGAAGAATGGGATAAAATCTGGAAGCCGATCGAAGCCGAGCTGAAAAGCGCGGACGCATACGTTTTTGTTACGCCGGAATATTCGGGGATGGCTTCTCCCGGTTTAAAAAATTTCATTCTTTATTGCAACAACGGAGTTGTCGGTCATAAGCCCGTGTTGATCGGAGCGGTTTCCGCGAGCCGAGGCGGCGCGTATCCGATCGCGGAATTGCGGATGAGCAGTTATAAGAACACGAAACTTTGTTATATCCCCGAACATATCATAGTTCGGGACGCGGAACACGTTTTGAACGGTCCCGAATCCGCGAGCAAAGAGGATTCTTATATCCGGGATCGAATCGACTTCGCTCTGAAGGTTCTCGTGAGTTACGGAGAGGCGTTAAAAACCGTCCGCGATTCGGGCGTAACGGTTAAAAAAGAATTCTCAAACGGAATGTAA
- a CDS encoding LA_0442/LA_0875 N-terminal domain-containing protein: MGRTVLISYLKNLFLIFAFFFIIPFSVFSETVLLHEGGSFRGKVVTQNQKTITIQTKEGKRVVQKKEILKVIYKDIDEEEEERIRNAEIKRMEDEKLSKQRNVELQKQHDEEERLRKEREEAEKNKPLPPAPPPKPAVSKTGALARSAALPGWGQWASGRKLAAIIYPTLFLAAGYAVYENNRKYLVAKKNYEGYGNPYSQDSITLAALGIANPQLAPAISDPLTLYVYNQQFSPYQDRREAVDKAYKNLQTSIGVLAGIYLINLADAFIFGGQISSKVGISDGTSKGLIFDYNPMVNAGTFSSGATSSATLESKYTFGYRYQF; this comes from the coding sequence GTGGGAAGGACAGTTTTGATTTCATACTTGAAAAACCTTTTTTTGATTTTCGCATTCTTTTTTATCATTCCGTTCTCCGTTTTTTCGGAGACCGTGCTTTTGCACGAGGGCGGAAGTTTTCGCGGAAAGGTAGTCACTCAAAATCAAAAGACGATTACGATTCAAACCAAGGAAGGAAAACGAGTCGTACAAAAAAAAGAAATCTTAAAGGTCATCTATAAGGATATCGACGAAGAAGAGGAAGAAAGAATCCGCAACGCCGAAATCAAAAGAATGGAAGACGAAAAACTTTCCAAACAAAGAAACGTCGAACTTCAAAAACAACACGATGAAGAGGAACGTCTTAGAAAGGAAAGAGAAGAAGCCGAAAAGAACAAACCTCTTCCACCCGCTCCTCCTCCGAAACCGGCCGTATCCAAAACCGGAGCGCTCGCAAGATCCGCGGCTCTGCCCGGATGGGGACAATGGGCGAGCGGAAGAAAATTAGCAGCAATCATCTATCCGACTCTTTTCTTGGCCGCAGGTTACGCGGTATATGAGAATAATCGCAAGTATCTCGTCGCAAAAAAAAATTACGAAGGATACGGGAATCCGTATTCTCAGGATTCGATCACACTCGCGGCTCTCGGAATCGCGAATCCTCAACTGGCTCCGGCGATTTCGGATCCGTTGACTCTTTACGTTTACAACCAACAGTTCAGCCCGTATCAGGATCGAAGAGAAGCCGTCGACAAGGCTTATAAAAATCTTCAAACGAGTATCGGAGTGTTGGCCGGAATTTATTTGATCAATTTGGCGGACGCGTTCATCTTCGGAGGACAAATCTCTTCCAAGGTGGGAATTTCGGACGGAACCTCGAAGGGTTTGATCTTTGATTACAATCCAATGGTCAACGCAGGAACCTTCAGCTCGGGCGCCACTTCCTCGGCGACTTTGGAATCCAAGTATACGTTCGGTTATCGATATCAATTTTAA
- a CDS encoding ParA family protein: MSSKALTTRQILDEYEISSEEEFLSKVKEWKIPSSGKGKYDRETIEKYFQKSNEAVYDSAIIAVSNQKGGEGKTTVSVCLAEALSKSAPVLLVDWDAQANITQLFFGSVERSVFHSLGYRGDEPVPVKDLLVQLAPGLDLLPSSIHLANFTTPYERDDFELLKDALKPIRSSYKYVIIDCPPSLGLILENALIAADHVLIPIQTRAFSVQGLKDLHSTILKIKKKANPSLNLLGAVLNQYEDARALAGLADAIRKYFEVFKTVVYRRESIPQAQAKKKLLGEYDGKAMQMFSSLADELIERISNG, from the coding sequence ATGAGTTCTAAAGCTCTAACAACCCGACAGATTTTAGATGAGTACGAAATTTCTTCCGAGGAAGAATTTTTGTCAAAGGTCAAGGAATGGAAAATTCCTTCGTCCGGAAAAGGCAAATACGATCGGGAGACGATCGAAAAATACTTTCAGAAATCGAACGAGGCCGTTTACGATTCGGCGATCATCGCCGTTTCCAATCAAAAAGGCGGAGAAGGTAAAACAACAGTTTCGGTTTGTCTCGCCGAGGCTCTTTCCAAGTCGGCCCCGGTTCTTCTCGTGGACTGGGACGCGCAGGCCAATATCACCCAACTTTTTTTCGGTTCCGTGGAAAGATCCGTCTTTCATTCCCTCGGTTATCGGGGCGATGAGCCGGTCCCTGTAAAGGACCTTTTGGTCCAGCTCGCGCCCGGTTTGGATCTTCTTCCTTCTTCGATTCATCTCGCGAACTTTACGACTCCGTATGAAAGGGACGACTTCGAACTTCTCAAGGACGCGCTCAAGCCGATCCGTTCCTCGTATAAATACGTCATTATCGATTGTCCTCCGTCTCTCGGTTTGATTTTGGAGAACGCGCTCATCGCCGCCGATCACGTTTTGATTCCGATCCAAACGAGAGCGTTTAGCGTTCAAGGATTGAAAGACCTTCATTCCACCATTCTAAAAATCAAAAAGAAGGCCAATCCTTCTCTGAATCTTTTGGGCGCGGTTCTCAACCAATACGAGGACGCTCGCGCGCTCGCGGGTCTCGCGGACGCGATCCGAAAATACTTCGAAGTTTTTAAAACGGTCGTTTACAGAAGGGAGTCGATTCCTCAGGCCCAAGCGAAGAAAAAACTTTTGGGCGAATACGACGGCAAGGCGATGCAGATGTTTTCATCGTTGGCGGACGAATTGATAGAGAGGATTTCAAATGGCTAA